TCCACCATTATGAAGCTGATGGAGACGGAAAAACCACGAAAGTGAATCTTATCGTAGCGACCCAGCACAATGCAGCTCCCATATGTCTGTCTATTAAAAAAGCAGCTATGGGATTTGTCAAGGGGCCGGAGGTAAAGGAAGGTTTACTTAATATGGTAGAGATGGCTTTTAGAGCCTATGACCCTTGTCTGTCCTGTGCTACCCATGCCCTGCCGGGCCGGATGCCCCTGATGTTGAATATAAGAGACCGAAATGGCAGCCTGATACGAACTGTGCAGAGACCGTAAGCCAGACTTCAGGGGTTGCGCTATACCTGTTTCGGAGTTATCATTTGACTTGAGTGAGCGATAGATTACAGCAGGGCATGTTTCAGCACGGAACTTTGGATGCTCCTTGGAGCGCAATTTGGTCAGATAACAGTTGTCCAGGTTTTGTACTTTAATACGTTGCCATGCCAGGCAAACTGAGGCTATTAAATACCAAGTAGCCCTAAGCAGTCCTGAAGATGAATAATACGCCCTCTGAAGAGAAAACGACGGACTACTCCCCTGAAGAGAGAGCACTGATACTGCGACTCAGGGTGTATGTCAATATGAGATGGCTGGCCATTCCAGCAATCATTATTGCCACCCTGGTAGCATCAAGAATATTTCAGATTGGCTTCCCCACCATCCCTGTCTACGTTATTTGCGCAATTATCGCCTTCTATAATTTTTTGCTGTTTCGCTGGACACGAGGTCTGCAGAATCAAAAACCTGAGTTGGTCATCAGGAAAACGGAAGCCTATGGCAACGTCCAGGTATTTCTTGACTTGGTAATGCTCACTGCGCTGCTACACTTTACGGGGGGAGTAGAAAATCCGTTTCTATTTTTGTACATAATTCATACTAATGCAGCAGCTATATTTCTATCCAAACGGAGGGTATATGAACTAACCACTTTAGCCATGGTGATGTTTACGCTTCTGGTTTTTTTGGAATATTTTGGCATAATACCACATGTAAATCTCGAGGGATTTGTACCCCCAAATCGATATAGGGAATTAGGCTTTGTCATCCCTGTTTTGGTTGCTTTGGTGACTTTGGCTTACGCCACAGTCTATGTGGCCACTGCTATTGTCGGTGAGCTGAGGAGGCGACAACGTGAAGTGATGATATTGAAAGATCAGCTCCTTGAGCAAAGAAGGATAGAGTTAGAGCAGATTTCCGGTGAGGTAGTTAAACTGATTGAGGAGAGGCGTCATTTTGTCCGGTTCCTCAGCGTTGTGGCTCATGACCTTCAATCCCCTCTTGTTGCTACCCAGAGCATACTATCCTATATATTGGATGGGTATACTGGGCAGATCACTGATGGTCAAAAAGATCTGATGCAAAGGGGTATCAGGAGAATCGATGGGCTGCTGACGCTTATTACTGACCTGTTAGATATACCTCGTATCGAAGCCGGTCAGCTCAAACGCGAGATGAGGGAAATCTCTGTGAACGAGGTGATCAAACAGGCTACGGATGGTCTCGATAACTTGGCAAGGCAGAAGGGGATAACACTGAAAGTTGAATTACCTAAAAGTTCGTCTAAAATATACGGAGCAAGCCGCAGACTGCAGCAGGTGGTGACGAATCTGACGAGCAATGCCATCAATTACACACGTGAGGGCACGGTGCTGATCAAAGTGGCAGACGGCGACAGCGAAGTACGAGTTGATGTAATAGATACCGGAATTGGCATCCCACCCGACGACTTACCTCGACTTTTCGATGACTTTTTCAGGGGGAGCAATGTGGGAGCAAAGGGAACTGGATTAGGGTTATCCATATCTAAGAGAATAATTGAAGCTCACGGTGGCAAAATTTGGGCTGAAAGTCCCTGCCCTGAAACTGGCAAGGGAAGCAGGTTTACCTTTACTTTGCCGAAAGGACAGGTGGTTGTGCGGGAAGGCTAGCTAAAAAACTGTATTTATTGTCTCAGAATAAATAACTAAGGAGGTAATCGAACATGAAACAGAGGCCGAAGATTCTACTTGTTGACGATGACGTTGATCTTGTGACAGTGATGAGGGGAGCTTTGGAAAGTAAGGCTTACGAGGTGATTGTAGCTTACAACGGGCAAGAGGGCTTGGAAAAGGCAAGAAAGGAGAAACCTGACTTAGTCGTTTTGGATATATTGATGCCAGTAGCAGACGGTTTTGTCTTCGCTGACCAATTCCGTAAAGACCCGTCGCTTGCCAAGGTTCCTGTCCTAGCACTGACTAGCTTTTCAGAGTCACTCGGCCAGCCTTTTGCATTTGATGTTTCTGAGTACATATCAAAGCCTATTAAACCAAAGGATTTAGTGGCTAAGGTTGAGGAGTTTCTTAAAAAGACAGGGTCTTAGAAATCAAGTTGCTGCTACCGGCCGGTGAGAGAAAGCGGGAAGTTCCTGATGTAGCCTCTGGTTTTTACATTAGGTGGAATACTGTTTGGTGTAGATTCTGTACACAGTCTCATTGTTTGCTGTGAAGCACTCTGTGCAGCCTTCACATTCTTCAGGTTTGACTTCCTCAAGATATGTCTCAATTCCCAGTTCTCGGTACATCTCTAAAGTCCTTTTGAGATGGGCACCTCCGGTGACGGAGGCGATCTTCCAGCCTTCGGCTTCCAACCGTTGTTGAGTCTTGGACATTTTGTTTATCTGTGTCCAGTGATTTTATCAGAAAATGCTAACAAGTGTCTCTGCTATCCGAAAGTTAGACATATCGGCGGTGCTTCAATTATACTGCGAGATTAGAAAGAAACCGTCTTACAATGAGGAGGAAATCATGTTCAAGCACGAGTACGCTGATGTTAACAATGTCCGCCTTCACTATGTGACTGCAGGCAAGGGTAACTTAATAATGTTTCTCCACGGCTTTCCCGAGTTCTGGTACGAGTGGAAAAATCAGCTTGCTGAGTTCGGTCGAGATTACCAGGCTATGGCTCCAGACATGCGTGGCTATAACTTGTCATCGAAACCTGCCGAGGTTGAGCAATATCGGATGAAGTATCTGGTCGAAGACATTCGTGCTCTTGCTGAGCACCTTGGCCATAAGAAGTTAATCCTCGTGGCGCATGATTGGGGTGGGGGAGTGGCGTGGCCGTTCGCCATGCGCCACCCAGACTATCTTGAGAAGCTCATCATAGTCAATGCTCCTCATCCCATTACCTTTGTGCGCGAACTGAGTGACAACCCAGCGCAACGGAAAGCCAGCCAGTACATTCTGGTGCATCGCACCGCTGAGGCTGAGGAGATACTGTCTCGAAACAACTACGCTGTGCTTGTAAGTGGTCTCTTAGAGGATGGCCTTAAGCAGGGCTATTTCACAGAGGAAGACCGCAAAGCATATATTGAGGCCTGGTCACAGCCAGGTGCGCTTACCGGCGGCTTAAACTACTACCGGGCTGCTCATCTCGGCTCCTTTACTGGAGAAAGCGACGAAGTCTTGTCTGCAGACCCATCGCTATTTTCGGTTAAAGTGCCGACGCTGGTAATCTGGGGCGAGCAGGACAAGTATCTGCTCACCGGTAATCTGGAAGGTCTTGAAAAGTACGTATCCAACCTGATAGTCAAGCGTATACCTGATGGCTCGCATTGGGTCATCCATGAGAAGCCGGCCCTTGTTAATGTCTACATCAGGGAGTTCATCGAGCGTTGAATTTCTCAGTTGGCTTTGCTGCGAAATTGAACATGGGGGTAGCAAGCCTGTTCATCTTGACAATGGCCTTGCACTTTCCTATGCTTATTTTTTGGTTTGAGGAGGACAATTATGAAAATACCTACGGTCGGCATTGTCGGTGAGGGTGAGCTTGCAGCGAATTTACAGGAGCTTCTGGTAAAGGCAGATTTTAAGGTCATTGCCTCCGATTTAAGTGGAGATTATGCCAAGCAGGTGGTAGATGTTGACTTGGTCATTGAGATTGCTCCTGAAGATATTGCCGTAAAGAAGAAGGTGTTCAAAAACTGTGACGCCAAGTGCAGCAATGAGGCGATCCTGGCAACGACTACGGCCAATCCGTGGGTGACGCAGTTAGCTAGGGCGACCAAAAGGCCGGAGAAAGTCATCGGGCTTAATTTCACCAAGAATCCGTTTGAGGAGAAATATCTAGTTCAGATAGTTAGGGGATTGCAGACTTCTGATGAGACAATCCAGACTGCGAGAGAGTTTCTAGCGAGGGTTGGGATTACTGCTGTAAACCTTGGGGAGACCCCAGGCTTTATTCTGGATAGGGTGATTGCTTCTATAGTCAACGAGGCGGCTGTGATGTATTCATCGAAGCTGGCAACCAAGGAAGACATTGACAACATGATGAAGGTCTGCGTGAACTGGCCTATGGGGCCCTTCGAATTTGCCGATATTTTAGGTGTGGATAAGATAGTGGAGATTCTGGACTCTATGTCGCAGCAGCTCGGCCATCGATATCAGCCTTGTTTTTTACTCAGGAAGATGGTAGATGCCGGTTGGCTGGGAAAGAAAACAGGACGCGGGTTTTACGTATATAGCTAGCACGCATCAGGGGGAAAAAGAACTTTGAAAACGTTGGAGGCATGAAAATGGAAGTCAAGAAGATTGCAGTATTAGGAGCCGGTGTTATGGGGCATGGAATTGCCCAGATTTGTGCTCAGGCAGGATATCCGGTTAATTTGCGAGATACTAAAGATGAATTTGTGGAGACCGGTATCGGCAAGATTCGGAAATTCTTAGGCGGCAGCGTTGAGCGCCAGAGGATGACACAGGCTGAAGCCGATGCTATATTGAGACGAATTAAAGGCATAACTGACCTGAAAGAAGCGGGCAATGATGTTGACTTAGTTATCGAGGCTATAGTTGAGGATATTAATATAAAGAAGGAACTCTATAGGGAACTCGACCAGATATGCCGTCCGGACACTATATTTGCGTCTAATACCTCGGCTCAGTCAATCACTGAGATGGCGATGACAACCAAGCGGCCTGACAAGTTTATCGGGATGCACTGGTTTAATCCTGCCCAGCTCATGCGGGGGATAGAGGTCATTACTCATGATAAGACCTCCAAGGAAACCCTGGACGCTGTGGTGAATTTATGCAAGAAGCTGGGCAAGGAGCCGGGGATATGTAAGGATTCGCCGGGATTTATTGTGAACAGGCTTCTCCAGATCTGGTATAACGAAGGCCTGAATATGTACGATGAAGGCATAGCTGAGCCACAGGACATAGATACGGCTTTAAAAGTGGCCTATAATTTCCGAATGGGACCTTTTGAGCTGCGCGACTTGGTCGGTCTTGATATTGCTCTGGCCAGTACCGGGACACACTACTGGGAGTTGATGCGGGAGCAATTTAGACCGCCGAGGTGCTTGATTATGAAGGTTAAGGCCGGGGACCTCGGCAGGAAGACCGGTAAAGGGTTTTATGATTATAGGTCGGAAAGTTGAGTTGAGTGATGCTGCTTTTGCACAGGTTTACATGGGATGTTACACTTAATTAGAAAATATGAGGTGACAAATGAAAATCAACGTTATGACTGACATTCTTGAAGCTAATGACCGCATTGCTGCTGTCAATAGCGATGTCTTCAATAAGAATCGGAATTTGGTTCTTAACCTGATGAGCTCACCGGGAGCAGGTAAGACGACCTTGCTGGAGAAAACAGGTGAAGCACTCAAGGGCAAGCTCCGCCCCGGTGTCATTGCCGGTGACATTGAGACCAGCCGAGATGCAGAGCGGCTGCAAAAATATAAGCTGCCTGTGGTGCAATTGACTACCGGTAGCGCCTGTCATCTCGATGCCAATATGATTGCTTCAGCCCTACCTCATATTGACCTAAAGGAAATTGACATTTTGATTATTGAGAACGTAGGAAATCTTGTCTGTCCTGCCGAATTCAAGCTAGGAGAGGATTACAAGATTATGATGCTCAGTGTAACCGAAGGTGATGAGAAGCCTCTCAAGTACCCACTAATGTTTCGAGAATCATCGCTACTTCTCATCAATAAAATTGATTTGCTGAAATATACCAATTTCAATTTGAAGGAAGCGAAGACAAACGCACGAAGGGTCAACCCTGATCTGGACATTATAGATATCTCCTGCACCACAGGTGAGGGGATTTCAGATTGGATGGCGTGGCTTAATCAGCACTACCAGAAGAAGTTTGGGGCTAAAACGCGTGCATGAAATGGCGATCGCCCGGAACATAGTTAACATTGCCGTTGCTGCAGCCGAAAAAGAAGGTGCCAAAAGAATTACTAAGGTCAATGTGGTAGCAGGGGAGTTGAGGGGGATTATCCCAGCACAGCTTATCTTTAGTTTTGGGCTGATGTCTGAGAATACCATCGCCAGCGGGGCTTATCTTGACCTGGAGATAATGGCAGTAATGGGGAAATGCAAGAAGTGCGGTGAGACATTTGTAGTAAGGGATTATCGTTATGCTTGTTCCAGGTGTCAGAGCGAAGATATACAAACTCTTAGCGGGACAGAGCTTAGAGTAAAAGATATCGAGGTTGAATAACAAGGCGAGGAGAGTGAATTTATGACCGAGTTAGTCTATGAGAAGCTAGCCGATGCGTTGAGTATTAGAGGCGGAGGAATTCCTGCCGTGAAGTGCGAGGAGTTTTTCGCCCTGCTGGGGGAGCTTTTCACTCCTGAAGAGGCGGAACTGGCAATTAAATTGCCCATCAGTCCTATTCCTGCGGAGACCTTTGCTAAGGAGATAGTTGGCGGTGATCCCAAAGAGGTTAAAGGCCTTCTGGAGACTATGGCGGATAAGGGAACTATCTTCACAGTTGACCGAGATGGACAGAGGTTTTATGTTCTGATGCCCCTTGTCCCGGGCATCTTCGAGATGCAATTCATGGGTGGAGAAGTGAGTGAGCGTACCAAAAGGCTGGCTCGCCTTTTTGACGATTATTTTGATTTGGCTAGGGAAGTGGAAGCGCACCACCCAGCCGTCTCTAAAGGCTGTACCATTGTTCCTTTTGCCAGGGTGATCTCGGTGGAGACTGATATACCAACGGATGTTACAATCCATCCCTACGATAGGGTTTCTAAATATATTGCCAAGGCCGACCATATAGCGGTTGGTATTTGCTATTGTCGCCATCACGGGGAATTGGTAGGGCATCCCTGTAGTAAACCCAAGGACGTGTGTATGGCTTTCGGTCCTCAAGCCAAGTATGTCGCCGAGCGCGGCTTTGCCAAGCTGGTATCGAGGGAAGAGGCACTTAAGGTTCTCGACCGTTCTGAGGAAGCCGGTCTGGTGCATTGCTCCAGCAATACCGGTAAATATATCAACTTTATTTGTAATTGCTGCGGCTGCCACTGTGGTATTCTTCAGAGCATTAAGCGGGGCGTCATTCCCATGGGGGCGGTCTCCAGCTTCATCGTGACGGTGAATGAGGATGAATGCAGCGGCTGCGGTACCTGCATAGACAGATGCCAGATGGATGCTCTCTTTCTGGATGGAGCTATGCTGATTCGTAAAGCCGAGCGCTGCATTGGCTGTGGGCTGTGCATCTCAGTCTGCCCGACAGAGGTATTGAAACTGGAACTCAGGAAGGGGGCAGCAGTGCCGCCTCATGACCAGCGAGAGCTTAATGCGGCTATGATGGTTTCCCTGCAGCAGTTTAAGTAATGCTAGATATGGGGTTATCCCCATATCTAGAAACGGGTTCAGGAGCGGCTATGCCGAGCAAGAGCAAGAAAGAGTGGCAGGAAACTACTCTAGATCCAACGTTGAAGCGCTTCCCTGAGAGACAGGAGAGTTTCGAAATCACCTCAGGAATTCAGATTGAGCCAGTCTATGTGTCTGAAGACCTTGGGGAATTCGATTATGTTGCATCCTTGGGTTATCCCGGCGAATATCCGTTTACCCGAGGTATTCAACCGACAATGTATCGAGGCCGAATATGGACAATGCGCCAGTATGCTGGCTATGGAACAGCCGAGGAATCCAACCGTCGCTACCGTTATCTCCTGGAGCAGGGACAGACCGGTTTAAGCGTTGCTTTTGATTTACCAACCCAGATAGGTTATGACTCTGACCACCCGCTAGCCAGAGGGGAAGTTGGCCGGCTTGGTGTAGCCATAGATACCCTGGAGGATATGGAAATCCTGTTTAAGGATATACCTTTGGACAAGATAAGCACCTCGATGACCATTAATGCCACTGCTCCCATTCTTCTGGCCATGCACATTGCTGTAGCTAAAAAGCAGGGGGTTGACCTTGCTAAGCTCGATGGGACAACACAAAATGATGTTCTGAAAGAGTACATCGCTCGGGGGACGTATATTTTTCCACCTCGCCCTTCGATGCGGCTGACCGCGGATATTTTCGCCTATTGTAGCCAATATCTTCCCCGTTGGAATACCATCAGCATAGGGGGTTATCACATTAGAGAGGCTGGTGCTACTGCAGTTCAGGAGATCGCCTTTGCCTTAGCCAATGGCACTGCCTATGTTGAGGCTGCTCTCAATGCTGGGCTAGAAGTAGATGACTTTGGTGGTAGAATCTCGTGGATATTTCAGACTAATAACAACTTCTTCGAGGAGATTGCCAAACTGAGGGCAATCCGCAGGATGTGGGCCAAGATAATGAAGGAGAGATTTAAAGCCAAAGACCCGCGTAGCTGGATGTTCCGCACCCACATCCAGACTGGAGGGTCAACATTAACAGCCCAGCAACCTATGAACAACATCGTTAGGGCTACTTATCAGGCGCTGGCTGCGGTGCTCGGTGGAGTACAATCTATGGCTGTTTCCTGCTTCGATGAAGCTGTGTGTCTGCCTACAGAGGAGTCAGTGCAATTGGCTTTGCGAATTCAGCAGATTTTAGCCTTTGAAAGCGGTGTTGCTGATGTCGTTGACCCTGTCGGTGGCTCCTATTTCGTAGAGAGCCTTGCTGATACTCTGGAAAGAGAGGTCAACAAGTATATTGTCAAAATCGATAGCCTTGGTGGTGCTGTAGCTGCCATTGAGCAGGGATTCCAGCAAAGAGAGATTCAGGAGAGTTCTTTTCGTTACCAAAAAGAAGTTGAGGAAGGCAAAAGGACAGTAGTTGGTGTTAACAGATTTGTCTCTCCATATCCCAAAGTAGAAAAGTTGCTCCGAGTTGATGCAGAGCAGGAGACAAAGCAGGTGGCGCGTCTGCATCAGATTAAGAAGAATAGAGATAATTCGAAAGTGAGTCAGACGCTTAAGAGACTGGAGGAAGTAGCTCGAAGCAAGGACAATACTGTGCCAGCCTTCATTGAAGGTGTCGAGGCTTATGCCACCTTGGGTGAGATGTGTGATGTGCTTCGCCGCATCTTCGGTGCTCAGAAGGAGTACTTAGTATTCTGACGCTAACATTAGGTTAGAAAGCAGGAGCCAAAAATGAGGACATTAGATTGCGTTAAGAAAGAGGAAATAAGGGATTTACTGGGCAAGGGGTGGCTGACTCACGATGGGATGTGGTTCTTCAATGTATGCCAAGAATTCGGTATTGAGAGAGCAAATACATTGAACAGAGCTGCCATAAAATCTGTGTCCGTGATTTAAGCGCAAAGGCTTGCAAGGATTCTAGGTGCAGAGGGAAAACGGCTGAAGAGCTTTGAAGAAGTTAAGGAATTCCTACTGGCAGGTATGGAATTTATTTTGACATACTCAGTTTTCAGCAAGTTCCGTGTGAGGATTCCCTCAAAAAATGTTTTGCATTGGGAGTGGGAGAATCAGGAATGCTTTGCTTATAAAGGCATGAAGCGGATGGGACTTATAGATAGGTACGTATGTGGTGTAGTCTACAGAATTGAATACTGGTTTCAGAATTTGGGACTTAAATTCACTAGTAGTCCAAAGATAGAAAAATGCCTGATGCATGAGAAAGGCTACTGCTCCGGAGATTTTGAATTTCTCTTTGACGATTGATTATTCTTAAGTCAACTCTCGCTTCTTCTTCTCACGAGGTGGGCTGTTTCGGTTTTGGCGACAGTGTCGCCTTTCTGGTTTTTGCAGATGCTGCGGTGGATTACGATTCCTCTCTCGGGGTTTCTGGTCTCCCTCTTTTCAATTACCTCGCCGTGAACCCTCAAGGTATCTCCGGCTCTTAGTGGACTCGTTATTTTCACTTTGTCTATGCCGACGAGGGCAACCATGGTTTCCTCGTCCCAGAACCCAGATTGTTCCTCAAGTCCTCCCATGATAAGGAGAGTCAGCCTACCCGGGGCAATCCTTGTCTCGAAAGCGGTTTTCTTTGCCTCTTCTTCGTCCCAAAATATGGGTAAAGTGAAGCCGGCGAGCCCGACCATTATATTTATCATTCCTTCGCTTATAGTCCTGCCCGGCGTTATGAATTTTTCTCCTACCTGGTAATCTTCCCAATGTTTAGCCGTGTTTCACCTCCCAACAGAATCTCTTTGTTCTTAGATTAACGTCAGCTTTATCCCAAATCTCTGCCTAGAATGGCGACAGCGCTTACCTGAGGAGGGCCACCGAAAGTGTGGGATAAACCCAGTTTGACGTTCTTTAGCTGGCGCTCAGGTGTTTGTGCCTTGCCCTGTATTTGCTTATAGACTTCGTATGTCATTCTCAGGCCGCTGGCGCCTACCGGGTGACCGAAGCATTTCAAGCCGCCGTCTGCGTTTACCGGCAATCCTCCGAAAAGCTCAAAAAAGCCGGCATCTATGTCCTCTTTCGCTTTGCCTTGAGCACTGAAGCCAAAGTTTTCGTAAATAATGAGCTCGGTGATAGTAAAGCAATCGTGAACCTCAGCGATATTAAGCTCTTCGCGAGGATTGCGTATCCCGGCTTGCTCGTAGGCTTGGCGTGAGGAGTTTTGCAAAGCGTCCCAGTTTAGCCAGTCAAATTTGGGACGGGCATGCGGTAGCAGGGGGTCGAAGGATTGTCCTAAACCTTTGATATAAACTGGGTCAACTCTGAATTTCTTTGCCTGGCTGGCTGGAACCAGGATGGCAGCAGCCGCGCCGTCGCTGTTGCCACAGCAATCGAAGAGCCCCAGAGGCCAGGCGATGATTGGCGCATTCATTACCTGCTCTAATGTTATCTTGTTGCGAAAATGGGCTTTGGGGGACATGCTGCCATTGTTGTGGTTTTTGACTGCAATCTTGCCGATAGTTGTCTTGCCCTCCTCTGGGCTTAGTCCATAAGTGTAGAAATACCTGGTAGCGATGAGCGAAAAGCTGCCTGGTGAAGTACGGCGGGCCTCCAATACCGGCCCCATACCTCGGCCAGTACCAAGGCCAGGGAAGCCTGTATCCTTGAGTTTTTCCACGCCGAGGGCCAATACAATGTCATACATTCCGGAAGCCACACCAAAGCAGGCGTTTCTTAAGGTTTCGTGTCCAGTAATACACCAGTTTTCAACACGTGTCATGGGGATGCGCAGTTTCAAGGGATTGACCCCGTGGGTAGCTCCTATGCCAGTTACCGGGGCAGTCACCGTTCCAAACCAACAGGCCTGGATGTCCTTGGGGTCGATGCTGGCATCTTCATAGGCTTCATAGGCAGCCTCTATAGCTAAATCGTCAAGGCCTAAGTCCCAGCACTCTCCAAACTTGGTGCAACCCATACCTATTATGGCAACTTTATCTTTTATGCTCTCCATTACTCTCGCCTCCTATCTTATCGGCCGACATTTCCAGAAGTAGTTGTACATGCCGGCCCCTTCGTAAATTTTTCTAAAGGTCATTTCGACTGGCATGTTGATCTTAATCTCCTTAGGGTCACAATCTGTCATTACGCAGTATATTCTCGCATTCTCTAACTCTGATTCGATGACCATTTGTGGAATTATGGGGTCATCACTTCTGCCAGCCAGGTTGTCCAAAGAGAAGGTGAACACCTTCCCCTTTTTATCTGAGAGCCTTACCTCATCATAGTTATCTTTAGATTGGCATTGGTAACACACCCGCTGTATCGGGAATGTGACCAGACCGCAATTCTTGCATTTGCTGCCGTGAAAGCGAAGAGACCAGTTGCGTTCTCGCCAGCTAACGCTGGCTGATGGAAAGAGACGGAAAGATTCTCCGGGTTGCGGTTCCAATATGCCACGATAACTTAGGTATCTCTCGTAGGTGGGCAACATCCGCTTTGAGGCTAAAAAGCCTTTTACTCCACGCTTGCCTGTTTTGATTTTGTCCACCTCGGCTGTGACTTCGATGAGGAAGGCGTCGCTGCCGTCTCCATAACTGGCAACGAGTAGTTTGTCGCTTTCCTTGGCATCCTCTAGAGCTGCTGCCAATAATAATAATGAATGGGCACAGCCGCATACTCCTAGGTTGTTAACTAACAAGTCCTGAAGTTGCGTTTTTGGGTCAAAACCTAGCTGTCGGGCAAGCTGTTGCTGAGTTCTGGCAGTAGGCGCGTAAAGCACTGCTTTAGTGACAGACCCCGCCGCAAGGTTCTGCTTTTTCATTAAGCCTGAGATTGCTTTGGACATATTTTCAATGTAACCGTGCTCAATTATGAACCTGTCTTCCCAAGATTGCACGAAGGTGTCCTTATCCAGTCTCCAGACATCGTACATCTCGTTGGATATTGTGTAGCTGGCCTTGACATTGGCAACTGGCTTTCCATTTTTGCTTACCAATAGAGCTGTTGCGGCATCGCCGAAGTTTTGCTCATAATCCGAACGAGGGTATCCCAGACGACAATCAGCGGCGGTAACAATTATGTTTTGTGCCGAACCGCTGTTGACTGCATCCAACGCTGCTCTGAGGGCGGTGGTTCCGGCTCGTAGACTATTACCAAAATCGGCGGTGACTATCTCTGGTTTCAAGTCGGCGGCACCTGCTACTAAAGTGGCACATTGCTTCTCCCGGAAAGGTGCCGTAGTGGAAGCGAAATACAAGCCGTCAACACTGTTGCGGTCAATTCCGGCGAGGCAATCGAGCACTGCCTCTATGGCCATGGTGACGGTATCCTCATCGTTGTTGGCTATGCTCCGCTCGCCGCCCAAAGATGGCCTGCCCCAGGCAGCACCGATGGCATCTCGACTCAGTCGCCACAGCGGCACGTAAGCTCCGTAAGAGATGATTCCTGACATCAAAAAGCCTCCTTGTATCCTAAGCTTTATTTGAAGGTTGATTTCTTTCTGAGAAAAGCGCACAAATTGATTTGGGATA
The Chloroflexota bacterium genome window above contains:
- a CDS encoding acetyl-CoA acetyltransferase; protein product: MESIKDKVAIIGMGCTKFGECWDLGLDDLAIEAAYEAYEDASIDPKDIQACWFGTVTAPVTGIGATHGVNPLKLRIPMTRVENWCITGHETLRNACFGVASGMYDIVLALGVEKLKDTGFPGLGTGRGMGPVLEARRTSPGSFSLIATRYFYTYGLSPEEGKTTIGKIAVKNHNNGSMSPKAHFRNKITLEQVMNAPIIAWPLGLFDCCGNSDGAAAAILVPASQAKKFRVDPVYIKGLGQSFDPLLPHARPKFDWLNWDALQNSSRQAYEQAGIRNPREELNIAEVHDCFTITELIIYENFGFSAQGKAKEDIDAGFFELFGGLPVNADGGLKCFGHPVGASGLRMTYEVYKQIQGKAQTPERQLKNVKLGLSHTFGGPPQVSAVAILGRDLG
- a CDS encoding hydroxymethylglutaryl-CoA synthase family protein encodes the protein MSGIISYGAYVPLWRLSRDAIGAAWGRPSLGGERSIANNDEDTVTMAIEAVLDCLAGIDRNSVDGLYFASTTAPFREKQCATLVAGAADLKPEIVTADFGNSLRAGTTALRAALDAVNSGSAQNIIVTAADCRLGYPRSDYEQNFGDAATALLVSKNGKPVANVKASYTISNEMYDVWRLDKDTFVQSWEDRFIIEHGYIENMSKAISGLMKKQNLAAGSVTKAVLYAPTARTQQQLARQLGFDPKTQLQDLLVNNLGVCGCAHSLLLLAAALEDAKESDKLLVASYGDGSDAFLIEVTAEVDKIKTGKRGVKGFLASKRMLPTYERYLSYRGILEPQPGESFRLFPSASVSWRERNWSLRFHGSKCKNCGLVTFPIQRVCYQCQSKDNYDEVRLSDKKGKVFTFSLDNLAGRSDDPIIPQMVIESELENARIYCVMTDCDPKEIKINMPVEMTFRKIYEGAGMYNYFWKCRPIR